In a single window of the Streptomyces sp. NBC_00094 genome:
- a CDS encoding ferritin-like domain-containing protein: MSSALDAAQAALAAEHAAVYGYGVVGGRIGTERRAEATAAYEAHRARRDGLRRTVRDLGGAPAVAAAAYRLPFRVTDQAAAVRLAAVLEDRVAGVYSDLVRAAEGPLRREAAAALREAAVRAVRWRGSDVTFPGLAERV, from the coding sequence ATGAGCAGCGCCCTCGACGCCGCCCAGGCGGCCCTCGCCGCCGAACACGCGGCGGTGTACGGGTACGGGGTCGTCGGCGGCCGGATCGGTACGGAGCGCCGCGCGGAGGCCACCGCCGCGTACGAGGCGCACCGGGCCCGCCGGGACGGCCTGCGCCGGACCGTGCGCGACCTCGGCGGCGCCCCCGCGGTCGCCGCGGCCGCCTACCGGCTGCCGTTCCGGGTCACGGACCAGGCCGCCGCCGTGCGGCTCGCGGCCGTTCTGGAGGACCGGGTGGCCGGGGTGTACTCCGACCTCGTCCGGGCCGCCGAGGGCCCGCTGCGGCGCGAGGCGGCCGCCGCGCTGCGGGAGGCGGCGGTACGCGCGGTCCGCTGGCGCGGCAGCGACGTAACCTTTCCTGGGCTCGCCGAGCGGGTGTGA
- a CDS encoding aminoglycoside phosphotransferase family protein, whose translation MAFEPPQRLVRALGETYGDTAATEWLGPLPEHARTVLDHASLKAERVMAPGGRSSLVLLVRRPDDSPAALKIAPPFARPDLERDALAHWNGWGAVKLVDETAEGGLVLERLHPEVSLRSLPEAKALLEAAGTVRKLWVEPPAGHGFESVAERTERQATAMEQHRTDPATAELTAAALAAREELVAAPEESLLLHGCFRQGKVLAGDRAPWLSVGPEPLVGERAYDLARLVRDRVEDLVGASAGASTARRRVNKLADSLDMDRERLRGWTLFRAVESGTRALTAGRRQDAELLLEFAGWL comes from the coding sequence ATGGCTTTCGAACCGCCGCAGCGACTGGTACGGGCGCTCGGCGAGACGTACGGCGACACCGCGGCCACCGAGTGGCTCGGGCCGCTGCCGGAGCACGCGCGGACCGTGCTCGACCACGCCTCGCTGAAGGCCGAACGGGTCATGGCCCCCGGCGGGCGGAGCAGTCTGGTCCTCCTCGTCCGGCGCCCCGACGACTCCCCCGCGGCCCTCAAGATCGCGCCGCCGTTCGCCCGGCCCGACCTGGAGCGGGACGCGCTGGCGCACTGGAACGGCTGGGGCGCGGTCAAGCTCGTCGACGAGACGGCCGAGGGCGGGCTCGTCCTCGAACGGCTGCACCCCGAGGTGTCGCTGCGCTCACTGCCGGAGGCAAAGGCCCTCCTGGAGGCCGCCGGGACCGTACGGAAGCTCTGGGTCGAGCCGCCGGCCGGGCACGGCTTCGAGTCGGTGGCCGAGCGGACGGAACGGCAGGCCACGGCGATGGAGCAGCACCGCACGGACCCGGCCACCGCCGAGCTGACGGCGGCGGCGCTCGCCGCCCGCGAGGAGCTGGTGGCCGCCCCGGAGGAGTCGCTGCTGCTGCACGGCTGCTTCCGGCAGGGCAAGGTGCTGGCCGGTGACCGGGCCCCGTGGCTGTCGGTCGGGCCCGAGCCGCTCGTCGGCGAGCGGGCCTACGACCTGGCACGGCTCGTCCGCGACCGGGTCGAGGACCTGGTGGGTGCCTCCGCGGGCGCGTCGACGGCCCGGCGGCGGGTGAACAAGCTGGCGGACTCCCTGGACATGGACCGGGAGCGGCTGCGCGGCTGGACCCTGTTCCGCGCGGTCGAGTCGGGGACGCGGGCGCTCACGGCGGGGCGGCGGCAGGATGCCGAGCTGCTCCTGGAGTTCGCGGGCTGGCTGTAG
- the rimP gene encoding ribosome maturation factor RimP has product MSTTQSDRLRGLLEPLVHAKDLDLEEIEVSRAGRRGLLRVVVDSEEGVELDVCAELSREISEKLDETDVMGEGEYVLEVSSPGADRPLTEHRHYVRATGRLAKLQLAEDGELVARILAVDEDGLDLEVPGVKGRKPTARRVEFADIVKARVEIEFNRKDKKEEEA; this is encoded by the coding sequence ATGAGCACCACCCAGAGCGACAGGCTGCGCGGACTCCTTGAGCCGCTCGTCCACGCGAAGGACCTGGATCTGGAAGAGATCGAGGTGTCCCGGGCCGGCCGCCGTGGCCTGCTGCGCGTCGTCGTGGACTCGGAAGAGGGCGTGGAGCTCGACGTCTGTGCCGAGCTGAGCCGTGAGATCTCCGAGAAGCTCGACGAGACCGACGTGATGGGCGAGGGCGAGTACGTCCTCGAAGTCAGCTCCCCCGGCGCCGACCGCCCCCTGACCGAGCACCGCCACTACGTGCGGGCGACCGGTCGGCTGGCCAAGCTCCAGCTCGCCGAGGACGGCGAGCTCGTCGCCCGGATCCTCGCCGTGGACGAGGACGGCCTCGACCTCGAAGTGCCGGGTGTGAAGGGGCGCAAGCCCACCGCCCGTCGGGTCGAGTTCGCCGACATCGTCAAGGCGCGTGTCGAGATCGAGTTCAACCGCAAGGACAAGAAGGAAGAGGAGGCGTAG